The Acidobacteriota bacterium genome segment CGCCTGAAGTCAGCGTGGCTGCATCGAGGACGTTGGGCGACAACCCGCAGGATAGCGAGGGAAGTCCTCCGGAGCTCATGTCGCAGCAACATCTCTCCTTCCTGTTGCAGCGGAGCGCCCGTGCGCAGGTACAGGCTGGCGCAGACTTCGGCGGCCCAGTCGCTCCAGTTGGGAACACGGTCGACCTCCTCCACTTCCGCGAAGTGCCTCCAGAATTTGGGAACGCCCCCGAAGAGGGTCCACAACGTGAGAAAGCGATTCGGGTCGTCCGCTTGGTGCAGGTCACTGACATGGAAGACGGTTCTCAGATCCCAGGGGCCAAGATTCAAATTGAACGTCGTTCTCCCGAACAACGGTGTCCGGCTGTCTTGGAGAAGAGAATTCATCTCCGCCTGGACCGAACCGAGGACGATGAGCCCGCCCTCGGTCTCGGTGTCCTGTAGCTGATCCACCTGAAATTGAAGCAGGGAGGGCAGGGCGCGGAGCGGCCCTCGGAGGCAGATCTGAAACTCGTCGAGTGCGACGATGACGCCTTTGGCGCAGAGCGAACCGATGGCTCCGGCGATGGCTGGCAGTGTGCTCACGTCATTCAACTTTGGGATCAAGCCCCCGAGTCCGGACTGGAACGCCGCGTCACGGAAGACTTGGGCAAAATCGGCCGGAGTACTGTCGGGCAGCTGAACCATCAGGCAGCGTCGACCAACCTGATGGTCCTCACGGTGAGTGGCCAGTGCCTGTTGGACCAGGGCCGTCTTCCCGATTCGCCGCCGCCCTCGGATCGCTCCGAAGAACCAACGTTGCCGCCGGAAACGATCCAAGAGGCACCCGAGCTCCTCCTCCCGACCGTAGAAACCCCAAGACATTCGGATAAGATAAAAGATATTATCTTATCCGTCAAGTGCCGGGGGCGGAAGTTTTCGGGTCGCGGGCTTTATCAAGTGGCCGAATACGAGAATCGTTGGCTGGTGCCGGTCGGCCGGCAGTCGCGGGCATCTTCAAGTGCTGGCTGCGGGACCATGGGATCGTCCGGCCTGGTCTGGACGGCTGTAGTTTCATCGGGGTCCGGAACCCGGACCGATTGGAAACCTGATCAGAACAGCAGCCGAAAGCCGATCTGCATCTGGAAGGGTGGTCCCGGGATGTTCCCCGTCAGGTATTCGCCGTCTTCGCCCCGGGTCCGGGCGAAGTTGGGGTTCGACGGTCGTCCGTCAAGGCCACAGGACAAGTCGCGCGAACTGGCGCAATAGTTGGCGACGGTGGAGAAACCCTGGCGGAGCGTGACATTGTCGCGGTTGAAAAGGTTGAAGAATTCCAGCGAAACCACCGCTTGCCGGTCCGCGCCGGCCGAGAACCGCTTCTGCACCCTCAGGTTGATGTCGGCAACGGGCACGTCGCGGAACGCGTTTCTGGTGAACGGCACGCCGGGCGCGCTGTAGGGACGGTCGGCGCCGCCCCGGTCCTCGTTGGAATCGGTGCCCATTCGAGCGTCGAACGGCGCGCCTGAGAAGATGTACATTCCGGTCGAGATATCGACGTCTCCGGGCAGCATGACCACGCCCGTCACGTGGACCTGGTGCCGGCGGTCGAGTCTGCTGGGACCGTACTCCGAGGCCAGGTCGTATCCGTTCTCGTAGGACACTCCGCTTGCCGACCGTTCGTTGTCGTCGTTGGATTCGTTTTTGGACAACACGTAGTAGGCGCTGAACTGTCCCCAGGAGCGGCGGATCTCCGAGCGGACCGTCAGCGCGCGGTAAAGCGCCGACGCGGTCGACTCGCGGACCGTCACGCTGTCGAGTCCCGGCACCGGCCGCGCCGTTCCGCTCCGCAGGCCGAAGAATGGACGTTGCGCCGGATCGTCGCGCCTCACTGCCGGCAGCGGCACGTTGAGGTCCCGGTTGCGTTGCAGGTGAATCGTGTCGACGACGAGCAGGTCGGCGCCCAGCGACCAGCCGGGACTGATCTCGTGCTCGACGCCGGCGCCAAGCTGCCTCGCCATCGGGTTTCTGAAGTCCCGGTCCATCAGGGTGAGGCGGGCGCCGGCGAACGGGTTGTTCTCGATTCCGAGCGCGGTGGCGATGGCCGACATCTGGTCCGGGGTGAGGGTCGGCAGGTTGTCGAGAGTCCGCTCGTTGAGGTCGATCCCGATCAGATTCATCTGCTCGTACAGGGTGTCATTCGGATTCCCCGGAGGGACGCGAAACGGCAGGGCCACCGTCACGTCACCCGGCGGCACGCGGAAGTTGTTCATCGGACCGGACAGGAGCAGCAACGGGGTCCGCGCGTAGTAGACGCCGGTGAACCGCCGAACCACAGTCTTCGCGCCGCCGGTGGGGTCCCACGCGAAGCCGGCCCGGGGACCAAACTGCTGACGGCTGCTCGGGATCGTCGACGGGTCGACGGTGCGGCCGATGGGGAACCTGACGCCGCCCAGTTGATCGAGCAGGGTCCGGTTGTCGGCGTCGGGGGCCGGATTGAGCTGGGCGTCCCAGCGAAGTCCGTAGTTGACCGTCAGTGTGGGCGCCACGCGCCACTCGTCCTGCACGAAGAGTCCGACCTCGTCGGTCGCGAACGAGTTTTTCAGGTTTCCGATCTGCTGAACGTAGATCAATGAGCGGGAGTCGAACCGGTTGGGGATGGCGCCGCCGACGCCGATGATGTCCAGTGTGGTCTCGACGTCCGAGCCGAAGACGAGATAGCCGCCGTTCTGGAAGAAGCCGAATATCTGGTCGATGAAGACGTGGTTGACGTCGAATCCTGCCTTCACCCCGTGCGAGCCGGCGAGCCACGTCACATTGCCGCCCGCCTGCGCCCGCCAGTCGTACTGCGTCGTGGGGCGGAAACTGCGGGTGCCGAATTCCCCGAGCGACAGATCGACGAGCGGCTTGAGGGCATTGGCCGAGCGCGGCCGGTCCTCCCGCGAATATTGCCCGCGCAGTTCGAAGAGGAGGTTGGATGACGGCGCGCCGGTGAACTGGCCGACCGCCGTCTGCGTCGAATCCTCCTCCGTGCCGTTGGTTTCGAGCGAGCGGTGGGTGGTCGGAACGATGACGCCCCCGACGCCGTCGGAATTGAGGGCCCGGTTCGTGCTGCCGTTGTAGCGGACGTTGAAGCGGTTTCCGCGCGCCAGGTCGAAGTCGAACCGGGCCAGCCAGGCTTTGGCGTCGTTGGTCACGTCGAAAGGTGTCTCGAGGCCTCGATAGTGTTCGTACCCTTCGCGGCTGGCCGCCGTGGGCGAGAAGCCGGAGAGCCGGGTGAAACGCACCTCGCGCCCCGCCTTGAACTCCTGCTGTTCGTAGGCGACGAAATAGAACGCCCGGTCTCGGACAAGCGGGCCGCCCAGGGAGCCGCCGAACTGGTGCTGCGTCGGCGCTGCGTCCTGGCCGAACGCGTTTTGCAACGCGAGTTGCTCGGGCCGCAGGAGGTAGAACGCCGACCCGTGGGTTGCGTTCGTGCCCGACTCGGTAATGGCGTTGACGAGCCCGCCGGTCGACCGGCCGAACTCGGGCGAGTAGCCGGCCTTGACCACCCGGAACTCGCGGATCGCTTCCTGGGGAATCGTAAACGTGAACTGCGAACGTTCTCCGCCCCGGATGCCGCCGAAGAACGGCTGGTTGTAGTCGGCTCCGTCGATGCTGACATTGCCGTTGATGCCGCGTTGTCCCGCCAGCGAGATCTGTCCGCGCTGTGGCTCGACCTGAGCGGTCGGAGTCAGGGAGACGAAATCATGGAAGCGCCGGCCGTTGATGGGCAGGTTCGAGATGGCCTGGCGGTCGAGCGTCACGTCGGACGTGTCCGTCGTGGTTTCGACGGCGGAGGTCCTTGCGGTCACCGTGACATCCTCCGCGACACCGGCAGGAGCGAGGGTGAAACTGATGGTCCGGCGGGCGCCCACGGTGATCGTCACGTCGTCGAGACGCACGGCGCGGAATCCGGGTAGCTCAGCGCGGATGTCATACCGGCCGGGCGGCAACAGCATGATGCTGTAGGACCCCATGGGGCCGGAGACGGCGGCGCGGGTCAGGCCGTTGTCCGGGTTGACGGCGGTCACGGTGGCGCCGGGCAGGACGCCGCCGGTCGTATCTTCGAGCAGGCCCGTGATCTCGGCGGTGGTCGCCCGGTTCTGGGCCAGTCCCGGAAAGGAAAACAGGAGCACGACAACCGGGATAAAACGCGCGATCATTTGACGTTACCTTCCTCCTCGTGGGCCGACTGGCTGGCGAGGGCTCGCCCCGGATTCCTTGACCTGCGTCGGACGATCATGTTAGAAGATGCCCCGTCTAGAGACGGGAGTGGGAGAACCTTGCTGACACCAGATTGGACGCTGCCGGTTGCCGCGGCCATATTTTTGACCACTCTCTTCATTCTCAACCGGGTACTCTTTCGCCCCCTTTTCGAGGTCCTGGCCGAACGGCAGGCCCGGACGACCCAGGTGAGCGGTCGAGTCCAGGAAATTCTGGATGAACATCAGATTCTCCACGAAGAATACCAACAGAAGCTGGCAGAGGAGAGGCAGGCGGGATACAAGCTGGCGGAATCGGTTCGAGCCGAGGCGCTGAAAGAGGGAAACAACCGAGTTGCGCAAGCGCGCCAACGGGCAGAGACCATGCTGGCGAACGCGAGGAGTGAGATCGAAGCGGATCTGGACTCGGCCAAGCGGCATCTGAGTCGCGAAGCCGGGGAGACCGCGCGAATCCTGGCCGACAGGATTCTGGACCGGGCCTGAGGGCTGCCGGCCTTCCCCGGTTTTCTTTTCCCGAAATT includes the following:
- a CDS encoding carboxypeptidase regulatory-like domain-containing protein, coding for MIARFIPVVVLLFSFPGLAQNRATTAEITGLLEDTTGGVLPGATVTAVNPDNGLTRAAVSGPMGSYSIMLLPPGRYDIRAELPGFRAVRLDDVTITVGARRTISFTLAPAGVAEDVTVTARTSAVETTTDTSDVTLDRQAISNLPINGRRFHDFVSLTPTAQVEPQRGQISLAGQRGINGNVSIDGADYNQPFFGGIRGGERSQFTFTIPQEAIREFRVVKAGYSPEFGRSTGGLVNAITESGTNATHGSAFYLLRPEQLALQNAFGQDAAPTQHQFGGSLGGPLVRDRAFYFVAYEQQEFKAGREVRFTRLSGFSPTAASREGYEHYRGLETPFDVTNDAKAWLARFDFDLARGNRFNVRYNGSTNRALNSDGVGGVIVPTTHRSLETNGTEEDSTQTAVGQFTGAPSSNLLFELRGQYSREDRPRSANALKPLVDLSLGEFGTRSFRPTTQYDWRAQAGGNVTWLAGSHGVKAGFDVNHVFIDQIFGFFQNGGYLVFGSDVETTLDIIGVGGAIPNRFDSRSLIYVQQIGNLKNSFATDEVGLFVQDEWRVAPTLTVNYGLRWDAQLNPAPDADNRTLLDQLGGVRFPIGRTVDPSTIPSSRQQFGPRAGFAWDPTGGAKTVVRRFTGVYYARTPLLLLSGPMNNFRVPPGDVTVALPFRVPPGNPNDTLYEQMNLIGIDLNERTLDNLPTLTPDQMSAIATALGIENNPFAGARLTLMDRDFRNPMARQLGAGVEHEISPGWSLGADLLVVDTIHLQRNRDLNVPLPAVRRDDPAQRPFFGLRSGTARPVPGLDSVTVRESTASALYRALTVRSEIRRSWGQFSAYYVLSKNESNDDNERSASGVSYENGYDLASEYGPSRLDRRHQVHVTGVVMLPGDVDISTGMYIFSGAPFDARMGTDSNEDRGGADRPYSAPGVPFTRNAFRDVPVADINLRVQKRFSAGADRQAVVSLEFFNLFNRDNVTLRQGFSTVANYCASSRDLSCGLDGRPSNPNFARTRGEDGEYLTGNIPGPPFQMQIGFRLLF